The genomic stretch AACCATTCACCTTCTGATACGGTAAATTCCTTTCTGCTGACTGAGGGATACGACCAGGTCAGATTATCTTTTAGGCAAAATCCCAATTGTATCCTGGAAGCGGGTATATGTGCCTCTTGAATACTGCAAGCCTTTTTAAAAGACATTTCAGTATCACACAGATTTATATCCCTGCCCGCAGGTGTTATGGTAATCGCTCCCCAGGCTAGAGCAGCGGGCAGGCGTATCTCTGAAGACACTTCATAAACTTCCTCTCCGCCTTCCCATAGGCAATGAACCTGTTTTGGCATAGCTTCTTCATTTTTATATTGTATTTTCAGCATAGCCGTCCTGCCTCTCATATTTTTTGGAATTTGTGCATTGGGCTGCTGTTGATAATAATATATTACTTTCAGACAGCCTTCAGAATAAACTCCATATTAGTTAGCTTAAACTAACTCAATGATATAACATTAGCATTCTAATTGCAATATGTTCTGGTTTTCTGTTTCCATTGTATTCAGCTTACGTTTCTCCTCTATCATAAATTTCTGCTGCAATATTCCTAAAACATTTACCTTAGAGTATGGAAAAGCTACTCTCAAAAAAAGATTCCAAAGGCAGCATTATCCGTGAAGATATGCCGCTTTAGGAACCTGTTATTATTAGTCAAGCTTTTTGCTCTTGTTAAATATACCTTCCAATCTATTTATCATTCTGAAATCCTTGCTGCTTCAGTACCGGGTATACCTTGGGATAATAAACATTCTGATAAATATTAGAGGTATACTGGCTCCAGTTACCTTCCTGTTGTCTTCCGATTTCAGAAAGATAACTCTTCATCTCACTGTCATATTGATCAATTGCTTCTTTTAAGCCTTCCACATTGTACTTCTCATCATGTCTGAAGGCCTTCTGAGGAAGCCTTGGTTTTTTATGGGAAGGATCCAAAGGATATCCAATTGCTAAGCCTGCTACCGGAAAGGTATATTCGGGAAGACCGAGGAGCTCTATGATATCCTCGGGGTTTTTGCGCACACCTCCGATGGGTACAATGCCAAGTCCAAGGGATTCAGCTGAAATAATAGCTCCGCCCATATTGAGTCCCGCATCAAAAGTTCCAACCATAGTGCCTTCCACACTTTCCTGTATTACCTGCTTTAATCCGTTTTTCTCTGCTGCCAGCCTGGTCTTATAAAAGTCCATTACAAATACAAGAAAAACCGGTGCATCATCAATCCACTTCTGTCCGCCTGTTAGTTCAGCGATTCTTGCTTTGGTTTCTTTCTTTCTTATAACAATGACAGAGGTCTGCTGTCCATTTATGGAATTGGGCATAGCCTGAGCTGATTGAATTATATCATCCAGTAAATCATCCTCTATGTCTTTGTCAAGAAAACTGCGAATGGATCTATGGTTCTGTATGGTTTTAATCATTTCATTCATAATATAAATTCCTTTCTGTTCAAGCACACTACATGGTCTTACGCTATATGTTCCCTATAAAAATTCGCTTTTAAATAGAATCAGCTCCACTTTTCATAATGTACTCTGTCTTTGTTATATCGATCTACAAATTCATTTTGCTGTCCGTCGGGATAGCCAACTGCAATTAATGCATAGGGTTTGATATTCTCAGGAAGATTATAGAGTTTACGTACACTTTCTACCACACTGTCAGCAGTAGCAACACCAAGCCATACGCCTCCCAGTCCTAAATGAACTGCCTCCAGCAGTAAATTCTGAGTTGCTGCTCCTAAATCCTCTTCCCAGGCGGTTGGAACTCTTAAGATATCAGCATTTGCCATTACAAGGAAAGTTACACCTGAGCCTTCAACGGGTCTGGCATAAGGTGATGCCTGAGACAGTTTTAACAGATTCTCCTTCTCCTGTACAACGATAAATTCCCAGGGCTGCTGATTCGCTGCAGAAGGTGCCTGCATAGCTGCCTTTAACATTAATTCTATCTTCTCAGGCTCAACAGCCTGATCCTTAAACTTACGTATACTTCTTCTGTTGAATATTTCCTTCATTGTTTATGCCCATTTCCTATCGCAGACCTGCCTGCGATACTGCCACCAATAAAAAAGAGTGAAAGATTCTCCATGTGGCATCCTTTCAATTTATTATTTACTTTCACTCTTACTACATACCTCCGATTAGTTCTCTTGATTCTGTAGTTTTTCAATTAACTTACTGCTGATGGTTATAAATTGCAGAACTTCCTCTTCCGTCAGAATATTCTTGTAAGCATCATGCAGCCTGTTCCATGAGCGGATAATTTCGTCTTGCAGCAGCAAACCTTCTTCTGTGGAACAGATAAATACATTTTTGCCTTCTGTTCTTTTAGCAACCAGCTTCTTTCTTACCAGCTTTTCTATAAAACGTGTTATGGTAGACGGAGTCAGGTGCAGCTTCTCACCAATTTCCTTCTGATGGAGTTCTCCTTCCAGATTTACCATATAGAGTATCAGTGCATGGCTTGTGGAAAGCCCAGTCTTACCAAATGCCTCCTCTGCTATCTTACTGAATTCCCTGGCAAGCTTTGTGGTGGAAAAAAACAGGCAGCTATCTAATTTGCAATTACAACTATCGTTATTTATCGTACCTTTCAAAATTATCACCTCATTTGTTTGTACATACAAATATATCACCGAATAATATGTATGTCAATTAAATTTTTCACAATTTATATTCCTGGCTATCGTTCAAGCGTTTTCTTAAATGTTATTTGTTCAATGCCCACCCCCTGGGGATTTCCTTTCCAATGATCATAAACACCTAAACCTGCTAGGGTGTATCTGTTGACCGCTTGTGCCGGACTTTAGATTCCACTTTGGGGAGGCAATTTGCGAAAAACAACAAGGCTTGATTTTGGAAACGTAATGGTGTTACGTTCCTAAAATTGCAACGCAAATTACCGCAATGTGGAGCATTTAGAACGGTACAATGAGTTTTCAGACACACCCTATATTCTAACAGCTTTCACCGACAGGCTTAAGTGCTACTTCAATCGTTAGTCTATTATCTTTTGTACGTGTATACTCTTAAATATTTCCTATTCTTATCTATTTTATTTGACCTGTACTTTAACTTTTAAAGTTTTCGTTTCTCCTGAATACAACCTTATCTTTACAAGAATCAAAGTACTTCCTTTTTTCTTTCCGGTTACCTGCCCCGATTTTTCATTAACCAGTGCTATGGTCTCGTCTTGAGAAGAATATTTTATGGTTACCGCTCCAATTGCATTTGCGGAGGTCTTATCTGTTATTTCATTGGTCTTCTCCAGGGTTACCGGTAAGGTTACTTCCAATTTCAGATTTTTTCCTCTGCTGATACTTAACTTCTCCGGTACGGAAATCTGGCCACTTAATGAATTGGTTATGTTATTGCTTGCTTTTTGAGGCATCAGGATGTAATCGGAGCAGCTTAAGATATTCATGGTAATGTAACCGTTCTTATCTACCTTATAGCTGCCTGTTTTTAAAGAATCTAATATACCCTTCGTTTCGTTGTAATGATATACGTAGACCATATCACCAGCTTTGATTCCCTTTTGATCTGCCACATATACCCTTACCGCAGCCTGCGCAGGCAATACACCACTATGTTTGAATACGACTGCTACCGCCTGTTTATTTTTTGTGTCTTTTGATAATAGTTTGTCGACACCTTTTACGGTATTTGCAGGTACCACTTCCAGCGAGGTATTTACAGCTGTCACAGCCTGTTTGGAATTCTTAAGAGAAGCTGCCTCAAACTTCCACTGGTAAACGACACCTCCCTTTTCATCCTTTACTGTCAGTGACAAGCCTTTCTGATTTTCTTTTGCCATCTCCAAAAGCTTCTTATCCATAATAATATCCTCCAATTTGATTCTGGAGTCTGCTGTTATGGCCTGGGGAAGAAGGATTGATACCTCTACCAGCTTTGTCTTATTGCTCTCTAACTGAGCACCAAGCTCCTTCTCCGGCAGTGTTATTTTTAATAAATACGGTTTTTCTTTACTGGAGGCTTTTAATTCCTCCTGTAATTTCTCTGAAGAAACTGTTAACGCAACCTCTGCTGTCTTATTTTTTACTTTTGTATCCAGGAGCAGATATGGCGGAGTGTTATTCTCCGGAGCTCCTACAGGGGTGGGAGTTGCAGCAGGTGTAGAGGTTGGCTCTGGGGTTGGCGTACTTGTAGGTGTTGCGGTTGGTTCAGCCGTTGGGGTATCTGTTGGGCTCGTGGTTGGTACAATGGTCGGACTTACTTCTGCACCTTCCGCTAAAATGACAATATCCCACTGACGTTGGGCTGTTTCACCGGCCACACTGACAGAAGCAGTTAATTTAACCCTTGCATTGCCGTCTCCTGCTTTTGGACGAATAATGGTACCATTATCCGCAAGAATATCTGCATTACTGGATTTCCACTGGATCTGGGCTCCATGCAAACCACTGGCGGGAAGTGTCAGATTCTTTGTAATGCCCGTAACTTCCCCCAGATTGATGGCCTCTGCCGCTTCCTTTGCCAGCCTTTGATTTTCTTCTTGTTCTTCTGTGGTAGTCTTGCTGCTTCCAAAGACCTTAACTTCGTACAAAGTCGGTGTATACCAATTATTCGGATTATTATGCAGTACCGCATTGGTTACGGAAAGTCTTACATAACGTCCCTTTCCGGTAAGGGTATCAGCAGTAAAACCATAAGTCTTGTTATCTGACTTATCCAATATCTCAGTCCAATTCTCGCCATCCTCACTGATCTCAACTTTATATTGATAGTACCCCTCCGAACCTTTATACATAAACCAGGATACCTGTAGCCCTGACAATCTGTAGGTGCTTCCCAGATCCACCTGCCACCAGAAGGGCCACTGAGATTTTGCCGCTGCATAAGCCGTATCATAATTCCCATCGTTGGCTTTTACTGCTGTTTTGGTCCCATTTGCAGTAACAGATGCAACAGCCGGTTTGTTTTCTGATAACAATACCCCTTTATCTTCCGGTATGATACTTCCGGTAAAGGGATTATAGAGCACTTTATCATAGTAATCATAGGTAGCAATTCCGTTTGCAAAGGCAACAGGCAGGCACACCGCAGCCGCAGTACCTTCTTCTCGTACCCATCTTGGTGCAAGCATAAAATAATTCTTTCCTGCCGCCCCTTCAATAGAAATTACACCGCCGGACTGTGAGGAATAATTAGAACTGTTTCCAATGCTTCGCAACTCACTCCAGGGTCCCTGTAAGGAAAGGGCACTGGCATAAGCTCCCTTGCTGGGATACCAGCCAGCGGCCTGTGAGGTAAAGAGATAGTAGTACCCATCTTTCTTCACAAGACTCGGTGCCTCCCGGTACTGGTTCTCAAATACTTTTGTGACAATACGTTCAATTCCTGTATAGGTATCATTCATCTGAAAGATATACATCGTCGCGTTGGCACCTTCACCAGCTGCATTACCGGCTGTTACCAGGTATCCGGTTCTGGCTTCATTGTCATCTATGTAGAAATTCATATCCCTTACAGCAATTCCTTCCGGATTATAGATCTCATGTACGGTAAAACGCTCACCCGGTGTGGCTGAGGCGACCAGAGCTTTTCCGGAACCGTAACCTTCTTTTAATTCCCAATGGGCCCAGAGGATATTCTTATTGTGAATGCTGTCATAACGAATATTCATAGCCTCCAACTTACAGGAGGCAAGATCTGGATGGCTGTTTCTGTCCATTACGGTTTTTACGTAAGTCCAGTTAAGCGAATCCTTGGAGGTATACTCCTCAAGCTTTGAGAAACCGCTTTCATCACTGACGTAGTCATATCTGTAATAGGTGTCTCCTGCCTTTAGGGTACTTAAAGTGGTCATGGCACCACTGA from Anaerocolumna sp. AGMB13020 encodes the following:
- a CDS encoding NADPH-dependent oxidoreductase, which encodes MNEMIKTIQNHRSIRSFLDKDIEDDLLDDIIQSAQAMPNSINGQQTSVIVIRKKETKARIAELTGGQKWIDDAPVFLVFVMDFYKTRLAAEKNGLKQVIQESVEGTMVGTFDAGLNMGGAIISAESLGLGIVPIGGVRKNPEDIIELLGLPEYTFPVAGLAIGYPLDPSHKKPRLPQKAFRHDEKYNVEGLKEAIDQYDSEMKSYLSEIGRQQEGNWSQYTSNIYQNVYYPKVYPVLKQQGFQNDK
- a CDS encoding nitroreductase family protein, yielding MKEIFNRRSIRKFKDQAVEPEKIELMLKAAMQAPSAANQQPWEFIVVQEKENLLKLSQASPYARPVEGSGVTFLVMANADILRVPTAWEEDLGAATQNLLLEAVHLGLGGVWLGVATADSVVESVRKLYNLPENIKPYALIAVGYPDGQQNEFVDRYNKDRVHYEKWS
- a CDS encoding MarR family winged helix-turn-helix transcriptional regulator — translated: MKGTINNDSCNCKLDSCLFFSTTKLAREFSKIAEEAFGKTGLSTSHALILYMVNLEGELHQKEIGEKLHLTPSTITRFIEKLVRKKLVAKRTEGKNVFICSTEEGLLLQDEIIRSWNRLHDAYKNILTEEEVLQFITISSKLIEKLQNQEN